The following coding sequences lie in one Kamptonema formosum PCC 6407 genomic window:
- a CDS encoding glucose-6-phosphate isomerase produces the protein MDAAALWQRYQDWLYYHEGLGFYLDVSRMGFDGPFFEGMKPKFDRAFKDMAALEGGAIANPDENRMVGHYWLRNPDLAPSPEFKQEIVETLEQIEAFAQKVHSRDVKPPFAPKFTDIISIGIGGSALGPQFAAEALAPDFPPLAIHFIDNSDPTGIDRTLNKLKDRLASTLVITISKSGGTPEPRNGMIEVQKAFAAQKLDFSKHAVAVTGTGSKLDQLAKSEGWLATFPMADWVGGRTSELSAVGLLPAALQGIDIRGMLGGAKEMDDATRTTNIKGNPAALLALSWYFAGNGRGTKDMVVLPYKDSLLLFSRYLQQLVMESLGKEKDLDGNIVHQGIAVYGNKGSTDQHAYVQQLRDGVPNFFATFIEVLEDRQGVSPEIDPGITSGDYLSGFLQGTRQALYENHRDSITVTVSQVNARTVGALIALYERAVGLYGFLVNVNAYHQPGVEAGKKAAAVVLDLQQRVLAVLKEEGKPLSLEALAKKAGSPDQIETIYKSLRHLAANGRGVVLQGNLAQPGSIAVSYQQN, from the coding sequence ATGGATGCCGCAGCACTCTGGCAACGCTACCAAGATTGGCTCTACTATCACGAGGGGCTGGGATTTTACCTGGATGTCAGCCGCATGGGGTTTGATGGCCCTTTTTTTGAGGGTATGAAGCCCAAGTTCGATCGAGCTTTTAAGGATATGGCTGCTTTGGAGGGGGGCGCGATCGCCAACCCCGATGAAAATCGCATGGTTGGTCACTATTGGCTGCGAAACCCAGATTTAGCCCCCTCCCCGGAATTTAAACAAGAAATTGTTGAGACATTAGAGCAAATTGAGGCTTTTGCCCAAAAAGTCCACAGCCGCGATGTTAAGCCGCCTTTTGCCCCCAAGTTCACTGATATTATTTCCATTGGTATTGGTGGTTCGGCCCTGGGCCCGCAATTCGCAGCCGAAGCTCTTGCCCCAGATTTCCCGCCATTGGCAATTCATTTTATCGATAACAGTGACCCCACTGGGATCGATCGCACTCTCAATAAGTTAAAAGATCGACTCGCTAGTACCCTAGTCATCACGATCTCTAAATCTGGGGGAACTCCTGAACCCCGCAACGGCATGATTGAAGTCCAAAAAGCTTTTGCCGCCCAGAAACTTGACTTCTCTAAGCACGCAGTTGCTGTTACTGGTACTGGCAGTAAGTTAGACCAATTAGCCAAATCTGAAGGTTGGCTGGCAACTTTCCCAATGGCTGACTGGGTGGGAGGACGCACCTCGGAATTATCCGCTGTAGGGCTGCTGCCTGCCGCTCTGCAAGGCATCGACATTCGTGGGATGCTAGGAGGAGCCAAGGAGATGGACGATGCTACTAGGACTACGAATATCAAAGGTAATCCCGCTGCACTATTAGCTTTATCTTGGTATTTTGCCGGGAATGGGCGCGGCACAAAAGATATGGTAGTGTTGCCTTACAAAGATTCTCTGTTGTTATTTTCGCGCTATTTACAACAGTTGGTAATGGAATCTTTGGGCAAGGAGAAGGATTTAGACGGCAATATTGTTCACCAAGGTATTGCTGTCTACGGTAACAAAGGTTCAACTGACCAACACGCTTACGTGCAGCAGTTGCGAGACGGGGTGCCCAATTTCTTCGCCACTTTTATTGAGGTTTTGGAGGATCGCCAAGGGGTTTCTCCAGAAATAGACCCTGGCATTACTTCTGGGGATTATCTGTCAGGTTTCTTACAAGGAACTAGGCAAGCTCTTTATGAGAATCACCGAGATTCGATTACTGTGACGGTATCTCAAGTAAATGCCCGGACTGTAGGAGCTTTAATTGCTCTCTACGAAAGAGCTGTAGGGCTTTATGGTTTTCTTGTCAACGTCAACGCCTACCACCAGCCAGGAGTAGAAGCAGGGAAAAAAGCGGCGGCTGTGGTGTTGGATTTGCAACAGCGGGTTTTGGCAGTGCTTAAGGAAGAAGGGAAGCCCTTGTCTCTGGAAGCCTTGGCTAAAAAAGCAGGATCTCCTGACCAAATCGAGACGATTTATAAGAGTTTGCGACATCTAGCGGCAAATGGTCGAGGCGTGGTTTTACAGGGAAATTTAGCCCAACCTGGAAGTATAGCTGTAAGCTATCAACAGAATTAA